From one Lotus japonicus ecotype B-129 chromosome 3, LjGifu_v1.2 genomic stretch:
- the LOC130746823 gene encoding NAC domain-containing protein 83-like, which produces MAPASVLSRNEFKPTDDVLLQLFLYNKVHGKPLPENVTILEYDLYGEQNPWEIWEQFGDSNSYGGKDLYFFTTLKRKSGPCARSVRTIGLGSWEGEDVGKIIVATNDPHNKPLGIRKRYRFEKSGTGQDGRWIMHEYILDSSLVPDSSANNQVLCRFRKNLAHNIKPKKSRKKSTSQEERKTRVNTKKRKITVLGLPATTESHTIDNNNEVSLGNDSCQELKGHPESGDNTMDIINGDNNVSLGKDICQETTSHQEKENGGKNEVVENTKGNESAFEDHVDEDGDLTMSWPELFALQLRTGSWFPSQEQIQTLSNTIYKD; this is translated from the exons ATGGCTCCAGCTAGTGTACTTTCAAGAAATGAGTTTAAGCCCACGGATGATGTACTCCTCCAGTTGTTCCTCTACAACAAGGTCCATGGTAAACCCTTGCCTGAAAACGTCACCATTCTTGAATATGACTTGTATGGTGAGCAAAACCCATGGGAGATTTGGGAACAGTTTGGAGACTCCAATTCATATGGTGGAAAGGACCTTTACTTCTTCACCACGCTAAAGAGGAAGTCTGGTCCTTGCGCACGCTCAGTTCGCACCATTGGGTTGGGTTCATGGGAAGGTGAAGATGTTGGCAAGATCATAGTGGCTACTAATGATCCCCACAACAAACCCCTCGGCATCAGGAAACGTTATCGGTTTGAGAAGAGTGGCACTGGACAAGATGGGAGATGGATCATGCATGAGTACATTCTTGACTCGTCTTTAGTCCCTGATTCTTCA GCCAATAATCAGGTTCTATGTAGATTTAGAAAGAATTTGGCACATAATATTAAGCCTAAGAAGAGTCGGAAGAAAAGTACAAGTCAAGAAGAGAGGAAGACAAGGGTCAATACCAAGAAAAGGAAGATTACTGTTCTTGGACTTCCAGCTACCACAGAATCT CACACTATTGATAACAATAATGAAGTTTCACTTGGGAATGATAGTTGCCAAGAACTAAAAGGCCATCCAGAGAGTGGAGACAATACAATG GACATTATTAATGGTGATAATAATGTTTCGTTGGGGAAAGATATTTGCCAAGAAACAACAAGTCatcaagagaaagagaatggAGGCAAGAATGAGGTGGTTGAAAATACCAAAGGAAATGAGTCTGCATTTGAAGATCATGTAGATGAAGATGGAGATCTCACAATGTCTTGGCCAGAGTTGTTTGCACTGCAGTTGAGAACGGGATCCTGGTTCCCATCACAGGAACAAATCCAGACGCTTTCCAATACAATCTACAAGGATTAA